GCTGAAGAAGTTCCACGACTGCGGGGCCGAGGTCCACGCCGTCATCGGCTTCAAGAACAAGGATCTGGTGATCCTGGAGGATGAGTTCCGGGCCGCAAGCAGCGTACTGAAGGTCTGCACCGACGACGGCTCCTATGGCCAGAAGGGCGTTGTCACCGAGGCGCTGAAGGAGCTGATTGACGCTGGCAACCAGTATGATGAGGTGTTCGCCATCGGTCCCATGGTGATGATGAAATTTGTTTCCAAGACCACGGAGCCCTACGGCATCCCCACCACCGTTTCCATGAGCCCCATCATGATTGACGGCACCGGCATGTGCGGCGGCTGCCGCCTGAGCGTGGGCGGCGAGATGAAGTTCGCCTGCGTGGACGGCCCGGATTTCGACGGCCACAAGGTGGACTGGGATCTGGCGGTCAAGCGGAACCAGATGTATCGGGACTTTGAGGCCCACAAATATGAGGAGACCTGCAACCTGTTCAAGAAGGAGGCCGAATAATCATGGCCAATATGTCTTTGAAGAAGAATCCCATGCCCTCTCAGGAGCCCGATGTCCGCAACAAGAACTTCGACGAGGTGGCCCTGGGCTATACTGAGGAAATGGCCATCGACGAGGCCAAGCGCTGCCTGAACTGCAAGAACCCCAAGTGCGTGAACGGCTGCCCCGTGAACGTACATATTCCCGAGTTCATCGCCAAGGTGGCGGAAGGCAAGTTTGACGAGGCCTTCGGCGTCATCACCTCCACCAACAGCCTGCCCGCCATCTGCGGCCGTGTCTGCCCCCAGGAGAACCAGTGCGAGGGCCAGTGCATCCGGGGCATCAAGGGTGAGCCCGTGGGCATCGGCCGTCTGGAGCGGTTTGTGGCGGACTATCACAATACCCACGGCCATCAGGGCGGCGCTCCCGTCGTGCCGGAGAGCAACGGCCACAAGGTAGCTGTGGTAGGCTCCGGCCCTGCGGGCCTGACCTGTGCCGGCGATCTGGCCCGGAAGGGGTATGACGTCACCGTGTTCGAGGCGCTGCACCAGGTTGGCGGCGTGCTGGTGTACGGCATCCCGGAGTTCCGTCTGCCCAAGGCCATTGTGGCCAAGGAGGTGGCCCGGCTGGAACACTTCGGCGTGAAGATCATGACCGATACCGTGGTGGGCCGCACCATCACCGTGGACGAGCTGATGGATGAGATGGGTTTTGAGGCCGTGTTCATCGGCTCCGGCGCCGGCCTGCCTATGTTCATGAACATCCCCGGCGTCAACTACAAGGGCGTGCTGTCCGCCAACGAGTTCCTGACCCGCATCAACCTGATGAAGGCATACCTGCCCGATTCCGACACGCCCCTCATCCATCCCAAGAAGGTGGCCGTCGTAGGCGGCGGCAACGTGGCCATGGACGCCGCCCGGTGCGCCAAGCGCCTGGGTGCAGAGGTCTATGTTGTGTACCGCCGCGGCATGGAGGAGCTGCCCGCCCGCCGTGAAGAGGTGGAGCACGCCGAGGAGGAAGGCATCATCTTCAAGACTCTCTGCAACCCGGTGGAGGTGCTGGCGGACGAGAACGACGATGTGAAGGGAATCCGCTGCATCCGGATGGAACTGGGCGAGCCCGATGCCTCCGGCCGCCGCCGTCCCATCGAGGTCCCCGGCAGTGAGTTCGACGTGGACGTGGACTGCGTTATTATGGCCCTGGGCACCAGCCCCAACCCCCTGATCAAGTCCACCACCAAGGGCCTGGAAATCAACAAGAAGGGCGGCATCGTGGTGAACGAGGACGGTCTCACCTCCCGCGAGAATGTCTATGCCGGCGGCGACGCCGTCACCGGTGCTGCCACCGTCATCCTGGCCATGGGCGCCGGCAAGACCGCGGCTAAGGCCATCGACGAGGCGTTGAGCAAGAAGTAAGATCTCCCGGACTTTTTACAAGACGGGCAGCGAAAGCTGCCTGCCTTGTCCCTTTTGGTTGGAATCTGTCGGATTAGCCTTGACAGCAGGTGCGGGGACCGATACAATCAAGGTGCCTGGTTCCCTCAGGTGGAGGGCGCCACGCGGCTTTGGGACAGCGCGGAGGCGAACGCGGCAAACTGTGTCTTGGAGGGAAAAACGATGGCTTATTGCAGAAAATGTGGTGCATTGATCGATGACTATGCGGCGGTCTGCCCGAAATGCGGCACACCTCAGAACGGAGGACCGAATAATCCTCCACCGGCAGCGGACAACGGCGGCTTCCTGTGGGGGCTTCTGGGCTGCTGTATTCCCATTGCAGGATTGATCTTGTTCCTGGTATGGAAGGATACCAAGCCCCGGACTGCCAAGGCGGCGGGCATCGGCGCCCTGGTGTGCGTGATCGCCTATGTACTGATGTACGTTGCGGCGGCGGTTCTGGGCATCAGCGCAGCGGTGTATGCCTA
This DNA window, taken from Dysosmobacter welbionis, encodes the following:
- a CDS encoding sulfide/dihydroorotate dehydrogenase-like FAD/NAD-binding protein, encoding MYRIVRKEALRPTVTLYEIEAPLVAKKAQPGQFIILRVDENGERIPITINDYNPEKGTVTIIVQTVGATTEKLSRMKEGDSLQDFVGPLGKATETEGKKKVCVVGGGVGCAIAYPVLKKFHDCGAEVHAVIGFKNKDLVILEDEFRAASSVLKVCTDDGSYGQKGVVTEALKELIDAGNQYDEVFAIGPMVMMKFVSKTTEPYGIPTTVSMSPIMIDGTGMCGGCRLSVGGEMKFACVDGPDFDGHKVDWDLAVKRNQMYRDFEAHKYEETCNLFKKEAE
- the gltA gene encoding NADPH-dependent glutamate synthase, whose amino-acid sequence is MANMSLKKNPMPSQEPDVRNKNFDEVALGYTEEMAIDEAKRCLNCKNPKCVNGCPVNVHIPEFIAKVAEGKFDEAFGVITSTNSLPAICGRVCPQENQCEGQCIRGIKGEPVGIGRLERFVADYHNTHGHQGGAPVVPESNGHKVAVVGSGPAGLTCAGDLARKGYDVTVFEALHQVGGVLVYGIPEFRLPKAIVAKEVARLEHFGVKIMTDTVVGRTITVDELMDEMGFEAVFIGSGAGLPMFMNIPGVNYKGVLSANEFLTRINLMKAYLPDSDTPLIHPKKVAVVGGGNVAMDAARCAKRLGAEVYVVYRRGMEELPARREEVEHAEEEGIIFKTLCNPVEVLADENDDVKGIRCIRMELGEPDASGRRRPIEVPGSEFDVDVDCVIMALGTSPNPLIKSTTKGLEINKKGGIVVNEDGLTSRENVYAGGDAVTGAATVILAMGAGKTAAKAIDEALSKK
- a CDS encoding zinc-ribbon domain-containing protein, producing the protein MAYCRKCGALIDDYAAVCPKCGTPQNGGPNNPPPAADNGGFLWGLLGCCIPIAGLILFLVWKDTKPRTAKAAGIGALVCVIAYVLMYVAAAVLGISAAVYAY